The DNA sequence ATATAACGAGTCATAGACATATTACAATATTAAAAAATTTAGGCCATATTACCAAATATTTTACGAACAACTAGATGAAAAATAACTAACATTACAATAAGAATATAAAAAGGATTGATAAATGGAGAGAATTAAATTGTTCAAACTTGGAATTTGCTCTGCGCTCGTTTTATCTGCGCAGGTATTTGCTGCTCCCCCAAAAACGTGGGATGCCATTTTTAACGCCGAAGGTCAGGGTGACTACACTGCGGCTAAGATTGACGGCAATATCCGTTTCGGTGAATACACGCACTACAAGAATATCCAGCCGGTTTCGTTCCGTATTCTTGATGACAAGTTTGACTTTTCTGTTGCGGGTAACATGACTGTTCCGGCAAAGATGGTCGAAGATCCGAATTTTTACGAAAGCTGCCGTAATACGATGGAAGCCTGGGTTTCATACTTTGACAAGCCGCGTCGTTTTGGCAACGAAGACCTTATCATCAATATCGCCGGTGTCGATTTTGCTTGCGGTAATGACTTGTTCAACGTCCATGATTTGCGTATAAAGTTTACGAATCCGCAGGCCCAGAAGGCTTGGGTGGCTGAACTTGAAGGCCGCCAGAAGTACAAACGCGAACAGCTCTCTGCATTCCGTGTTGCCGAACAGGAACACCGCGCCGAAATCCGCGACAAGTCTACCTCGTTTACAGACCCGCGTGACGGACAAGTTTACCGAATCATCAAGGTCGAAGGCCGTGAATGGTTTGCCCAGAACGTGAACTACAATGTCGAAGGTCACTCCTGGTGCTATGAAGACAAGGATTCTTACTGTGCCCGAAGCGGTCGTCTGTACGACCTCGAAGGTGCCCGCAAGGCTTGCCCGGAAGGCTGGCACTTGCCGCGTGACCGCGAATGGTCCGACATGCTCAAGGGCCTCACGGGTTGCTACGATGGTGTGGACAAGTGCGGTAACTTTGCTACAAAGATGAAGGCTACGACTGGCTGGCAGGGCGGTGGCGGTACCGATGAATACGGTTTCACCATTTTCTCTTCGGGCTATCGCAAGCTTCTCGGCAAGTCTACGGTTCGCTATGAAGACATGGGCGAATACGCTGGCTTCTGGTCTGCACAGAACGGCCGTAACGAAACGATTTGGCTTTGGGCTATGGGCCGAATGAGCGACCAGATGGTTCGCCAGCTCGTTCCGGCAACCGCAAGGAATAATGGTTATTCTGTGAGATGCATTAACGGGAACTAGTAGGGCTATGGGCTATGAGGGCGGTCGCCAAGGCTCCCTCTGAGCGCGCTTCGCTTTGAGGTTTTAAATACAAATGAAAAACGAGAGCTTAAAAAGCTCTCGTTTTTTTTGCTTTTGCTCAAAGCCTTGCTTTGCAAGGCGAGCCCAGAGTGCGGAGCACGAGCTCATACCTCACAAGCTGCTACATCTGGCGGATCGGGAAGAGGCCGAGGAGGTCGAGGACGTTCTCGAGCACAATCTGCGTAGACTGCACGAGGAAGAGTCTGGACTTTTCTTCGGCAGATCCGAGTACGCGGTCTTCGTGGATGAACTTGTGTGCGGCTTCGGCAATTTCGAGTGCGTATTGCGCGAGTACGCTCGGTTCA is a window from the Fibrobacter sp. UWB4 genome containing:
- a CDS encoding fibrobacter succinogenes major paralogous domain-containing protein, coding for MERIKLFKLGICSALVLSAQVFAAPPKTWDAIFNAEGQGDYTAAKIDGNIRFGEYTHYKNIQPVSFRILDDKFDFSVAGNMTVPAKMVEDPNFYESCRNTMEAWVSYFDKPRRFGNEDLIINIAGVDFACGNDLFNVHDLRIKFTNPQAQKAWVAELEGRQKYKREQLSAFRVAEQEHRAEIRDKSTSFTDPRDGQVYRIIKVEGREWFAQNVNYNVEGHSWCYEDKDSYCARSGRLYDLEGARKACPEGWHLPRDREWSDMLKGLTGCYDGVDKCGNFATKMKATTGWQGGGGTDEYGFTIFSSGYRKLLGKSTVRYEDMGEYAGFWSAQNGRNETIWLWAMGRMSDQMVRQLVPATARNNGYSVRCINGN